The following are encoded together in the Zygosaccharomyces rouxii strain CBS732 chromosome C complete sequence genome:
- a CDS encoding 2-isopropylmalate synthase (highly similar to gnl|GLV|KLLA0D14201g Kluyveromyces lactis KLLA0D14201g and similar to YNL104C uniprot|P06208 Saccharomyces cerevisiae YNL104C LEU4 Alpha-isopropylmalate synthase (2-isopropylmalate synthase) the main isozyme responsible for the first step in the leucine biosynthesis pathway), translated as MPYYSDPSVKYKKFINPVKLQDRQWPSKSLHKAPRWLATDLRDGNQALPDPMSLEEKKLMLGKLCDMGFKEIEVSFPSASGVDFQFTQYAVKTVPDDVYVQVLSPCREELIYKTVESLKGAKNAIVHLYLATSTCFRQIVFNNMSQEEAKEKAVKCTKLVRSLTKDNPDAQFTNWSYEFSPETFSDSDPEFVIEICEAVKEAWSPSRENPIVFNLPATVEMATPNVYADQIEYFCRNISKRDTVCVSLHPHNDRGCAVAAAELAQLAGADRVEGCLFGNGERTGNVDLVTLALNLYTQGISPNLDFHDMASIIDVVEKCTKLPVHPRAPYGGQLVVCAFSGSHQDAIKKGFQRYDAQMETIPQGTVVPWQLPYLPLDPQDIGRTYEAIIRVNSQSGKGGASWVILKNMQLDLPRGLQVAFSRVAQAETEAIGRELQSRQLCKLFATTYFVDVEGNFGLVDYEFARNKGSCFLKVFLSVKGDPQVKELSGEGNGPISCFISAINSKLHLKLDVQDYHEHSLGKDSNSKAATYISVSTTGDNPHVQWGVGIHEDVTQASFLSLISCLNSLSRDNCI; from the coding sequence ATGCCGTACTATAGCGATCCGTCTGTCAAGTACAAAAAGTTCATCAATCCAGTTAAATTACAGGATAGACAATGGCCATCTAAGTCCCTCCACAAAGCCCCTCGTTGGTTAGCAACGGATTTAAGGGATGGTAATCAGGCATTGCCAGATCCGATGTCCCTagaggaaaagaagttGATGTTGGGTAAATTATGTGATATGGGTTTTAAAGAAATCGAAGTTTCATTCCCCAGTGCATCGGGTGTcgatttccaattcacaCAATATGCCGTCAAGACTGTTCCCGATGATGTGTATGTGCAAGTTTTATCACCTTGTCGTGAGGAACTGATTTACAAGACGGTAGAATCCCTCAAAGGTGCTAAAAATGCAATCGTACACTTATATTTGGCGACATCTACATGTTTTCGGCAAATAGTGTTTAACAATATGTCACAAGAGGAAGCCAAAGAGAAGGCTGTTAAGTGTACAAAATTGGTTAGATCACTAACGAAGGATAATCCTGATGCACAATTCACTAATTGGTCCTATGAATTTTCACCTGAGACCTTTTCTGATAGTGATCCTGAATTTgtaattgaaatttgtgAAGCCGTTAAGGAAGCATGGAGTCCATCGAGGGAAAATCCTATAGTATTTAATTTGCCAGCGACTGTGGAAATGGCAACACCCAATGTTTATGCTGACCAGATTGAATATTTTTGCAGGAACATCTCTAAACGTGATACTGTATGTGTTTCGTTACACCCCCATAATGATAGAGGTTGTGCCGTGGCCGCGGCAGAATTGGCTCAGCTTGCAGGTGCTGATCGTGTTGAAGGTTGTCTCTTTGGCAACGGTGAGCGTACAGGTAATGTAGATTTGGTTACACTGGCACTTAATCTTTATACACAAGgaatttcaccaaatttagATTTCCATGATATGGCTTCTATCATCGATGTTGTGGAAAAATGTACTAAATTACCAGTACACCCCAGAGCTCCATATGGTGGGCAATTAGTCGTCTGCGCATTTAGCGGATCTCATCAAGACGCTATTAAGAAAGGATTTCAAAGATACGATGCACAAATGGAGACAATACCACAAGGTACTGTGGTCCCATGGCAATTACCATATCTACCGCTCGATCCACAGGATATTGGTAGGACTTATGAAGCGATTATTAGGGTTAATTCACAATCAGGTAAGGGCGGTGCATCATGGGTTATTCTCAAAAACATGCAGTTAGACTTACCTCGTGGTTTACAAGTTGCCTTCTCTAGAGTTGCACAAGCTGAAACTGAAGCAATCGGTAGAGAATTACAATCTAGGCAATTGTGCAAATTATTTGCAACCACCTATTTTGTGGACGTCGAGGGGAACTTTGGATTAGTGGATTACGAATTTGCAAGAAATAAGGGTTCGTGCTTTCTCAAAGTGTTTTTATCTGTTAAAGGTGATCCACAAGTAAAAGAACTATCAGGTGAAGGTAATGGTCCAATTTCATGTTTCATCAGTGCTataaattccaaattgcATTTAAAATTGGATGTGCAAGACTATCATGAACACTCTCTTGGTAAAGATTCGAATTCTAAAGCTGCTACTTATATTTCAGTATCGACAACTGGTGATAATCCGCACGTCCAATGGGGGGTTGGTATTCACGAGGACGTTACACAAGCTTCCTTTTTGTCTCTAATTTCATGTTTAAACTCGTTGAGTCGTGACAATTGTATATAA
- the URM1 gene encoding ubiquitin-related modifier URM1 (similar to uniprot|P40554 YIL008W Saccharomyces cerevisiae URM1 Ubiquitin-like protein with only weak sequence similarity to ubiquitin), producing the protein MVTVKVEFLGGLDVIFDKQRIHMVNVDSSETPTVKDLIDYIVKNMIRNPNDVDVFIENGTIRPGILTLINDTDWELEGGEEYELEDGDVISFTSTLHGG; encoded by the coding sequence ATGGTTACGGTTAAAGTAGAATTTCTAGGTGGGCTGGATGTCATATTTGACAAGCAGAGAATCCACATGGTGAATGTAGATTCATCAGAAACCCCCAcagttaaagatttgatagATTATATAGTAAAAAACATGATTCGTAACCCAAACGATGTGGACGTATTCATTGAAAATGGGACCATTAGACCTGGTATTCTAACACTAATTAACGATACCGACTGGGAATTagaaggtggtgaagaatACGAGTTGGAAGACGGTGATGTTATCTCATTCACTTCAACACTACATGGTGGTTGA
- the NAS2 gene encoding Nas2p (similar to uniprot|P40555 Saccharomyces cerevisiae YIL007C), which yields MSELSNATIDPAIAEGLQQLKHLSIRDVDSLKKRIEKELGSNLQRLNDEHADMDSPLVVNGFPRDDIDVLQVRLIRRNVHMLRNDLHKVLERSHELINQHFTELQAKTRQETHVAADVEHRIPFAKITEVVPASPAAKAGFQLDDQLVLLGHIHAGNHMKLTNLQNTVIQNEDRQLPVKIIRNGRTIQTALTPTRKWAGRGLLGCRLVEL from the coding sequence ATGAGTGAATTGTCAAATGCAACTATTGATCCGGCAATTGCTGAGGGTTTACAACAACTAAAACATTTATCGATTAGAGATGTGGattcattgaagaaaagaattgaaaaggaattaggGTCTAATCTTCAAAGGCTTAACGATGAGCATGCTGATATGGATTCACCGCTGGTGGTTAATGGGTTTCCTAGAGATGATATTGACGTTTTGCAAGTTAGATTAATTAGAAGAAACGTCCACATGTTGCGTAACGACTTGCATAAGGTACTGGAGAGATCTCatgaattgatcaatcAGCATTTCACCGAATTACAAGCAAAGACAAGACAAGAGACGCATGTTGCAGCTGACGTAGAGCACCGGATACCTTTTGCAAAGATCACAGAAGTAGTACCCGCCAGTCCTGCTGCTAAAGCAGGCTTTCAACTCGATGATCAACTAGTGTTATTGGGTCACATCCATGCAGGTAATCACAtgaaattgaccaatttacaaaataCTGTAATTCAAAATGAAGATAGGCAATTGCCAGTTAAAATCATTAGAAATGGTCGTACTATACAAACGGCACTGACGCCTACTCGCAAATGGGCCGGTAGAGGTCTATTGGGATGCCGTCTTGTTGAACTGTGA
- the TOM40 gene encoding TOM complex pore protein TOM40 (highly similar to uniprot|P23644 Saccharomyces cerevisiae YMR203W TOM40 Essential component of the preprotein translocase of the mitochondrial outer membrane (TOM complex) in which it constitutes the core element of the protein conducting pore), whose protein sequence is MTTPVNITDFSKIPTMPGVSPMTPEQSKGGFWSSNPISSFCIDTYKSIHNKRQSLALSNPGSVENLNREVSRDVFLTQYFFTGLRADLNKAFSLNPAFQTSHTFSIGSNVLPNYALSALFANDNMFIQGNVDNDLSLSGRLNYGLDKNNIFKMNVQLAQGQPSMCQLEQDYQGSDFSLNFKTLNPSLSSKGAFTGVAVGSLLQSVTPNLSLGLEVLYSRIQSSSPADAGVSYLTRFVSSKQDWVFSGQMQANGALIASFWRKVTPSVEAGIETTLQAGMLPITDPVVGTPIGIQPTIEGSTTLGAKYEYRTSVYRGSVDGNGRVACFLEKKILPTLSVLFCGEIDHFKSESKLGCGLQFETAGNEELLMLQQGLDVNGNPLQMPPQ, encoded by the coding sequence ATGACGACTCCTGTCAATATCACAGATTTTAGCAAGATTCCAACGATGCCGGGAGTTTCACCTATGACTCCAGAACAAAGTAAAGGAGGCTTTTGGtcatcaaatccaatttcCAGTTTCTGTATCGATACTTACAAGAGTATTCACAATAAGAGACAATCCCTAGCGCTATCTAATCCAGGTtctgtggaaaatttgaacaGAGAAGTATCTCGTGATGTTTTCCTTACGCAATATTTCTTCACAGGTCTAAGAGCTGATTTGAACAAGGCCTTTTCATTGAATCCTGCATTCCAAACTTCTCATACATTCTCCATTGGCTCAAACGTTTTGCCAAACTATGCACTATCTGCTCTTTTtgctaatgataatatgTTTATCCAAGGTAATGTCGATAACGATTTATCACTTTCTGGTAGATTGAACTATGGGTTAGATAAAAAcaacattttcaaaatgaatGTGCAATTGGCTCAAGGTCAACCATCAATGTGCCAATTGGAACAAGATTACCAAGGTAGTGATTTTTCCTTAAACTTTAAAACTTTAAACccatctctttcttcaaagggTGCATTTACCGGTGTTGCAGTTGGTTCTCTATTGCAAAGTGTTACTCCAAACTTATCCTTGGGTTTGGAAGTTTTGTACTCTAGAATTCAATCTTCTTCGCCTGCTGATGCTGGTGTCTCTTATTTGACTCGTTTTGTCTCAAGTAAGCAAGATTGGGTGTTCTCTGGTCAAATGCAAGCCAACGGTGCTTTGATTGCATCTTTCTGGAGAAAGGTTACACCTAGCGTAGAGGCAGGTATTGAAACTACTTTACAAGCAGGTATGCTTCCAATTACTGATCCCGTTGTTGGTACTCCAATTGGTATTCAACCAACAATTGAAGGTTCAACAACTTTAGGTGCCAAATACGAATATAGAACTTCTGTTTACAGAGGTAGTGTTGATGGTAACGGTAGAGTTGCCTGcttcttggaaaagaagattttaccAACTTTATCCGTCTTGTTCtgtggtgaaattgatcattTTAAATCTGAAAGTAAATTAGGTTGTGGTCTACAGTTTGAGACGGCTGGTAACGAAGAATTGTTAATGCTACAACAAGGTTTGGACGTCAATGGTAACCCATTGCAAATGCCACCTCAGTGA
- the CSE2 gene encoding Cse2p (similar to uniprot|P33308 Saccharomyces cerevisiae YNR010W CSE2 Component of the Med9/10 module which is a subcomplex within the RNA polymerase II Mediator complex required for regulation of RNA polymerase II activity), with translation MLQNEGLRQVHDMLVPHDDQSTQPSEFVPHLFYSLYQIRKDPSNSNQLETSTGFIKHRLKNCKSLIATNEDCRNLLSKSVEEWQQDIRNKEKELEVKRKMLDDLGKRLQVFKERK, from the coding sequence ATGCTCCAAAATGAAGGTTTGAGGCAGGTACATGATATGCTAGTACCTCATGATGATCAAAGTACTCAGCCAAGTGAATTTGTTCCTCATCTGTTCTATTCGCTGTATCAAATTCGCAAGGATCCAAGTAATTCCaaccaattggaaacttCGACGGGATTCATTAAACATAGGCTAAAAAACTGTAAAAGCTTAATAGCTACAAATGAAGACTGCCGTAATCTGTTGAGCAAGAGTGTTGAGGAATGGCAACAAGATATTCGTAACAAAGAGAAGGAGCTAGAGGTCAAGCGTAAGATGTTGGATGATTTGGGTAAACGTCTACAAGTATTTAAGGAACGTAAGTAA
- the ERG2 gene encoding C-8 sterol isomerase ERG2 (highly similar to uniprot|P32352 Saccharomyces cerevisiae YMR202W ERG2 C-8 sterol isomerase catalyzes the isomerization of the delta-8 double bond to the delta-7 position at an intermediate step in ergosterol biosynthesis), whose product MKCFYMVCVFVGVIGWIMNGLYSTWLPKNYIFDPQTLSEISNRVIASQKGNTTEGLLRSMRDELANHYGPQFINEYKDEDWVFNNAGGAMGQMIILHASISEYVILFGSAVGTEGHTGVHFADDYFTILKGQQTAASAHLTEPEIYEPGMTHHLVKGTPKQYSMPQGSFALELAQGWIPCMLPFGFLDTFTSTLDVINLYRTVYLTGRDMIKNLVQNQKF is encoded by the coding sequence ATGAAGTGTTTCTACATGGTTTGCGTCTTCGTAGGCGTAATTGGATGGATCATGAATGGGTTATACTCGACATGGTTACCAAAAAACTACATCTTTGATCCTCAAACCCTTTCAGAGATTAGTAACAGGGTAATTGCTTCACAAAAAGGTAATACCACTGAAGGTCTACTGAGAAGTATGCGTGATGAGTTGGCTAATCATTACGGACctcaatttatcaatgagTACAAGGACGAAGATTGGGTTTTCAACAATGCAGGAGGTGCAATGGGTCAAATGATCATTCTACATGCATCAATTTCAGAGTATGTGATTTTGTTCGGTAGTGCTGTCGGTACAGAAGGCCACACTGGTGTTCATTTTGCAGATGATtattttaccattttgaaaGGTCAGCAGACGGCTGCTTCTGCTCATCTAACTGAGCCGGAAATCTATGAGCCTGGTATGACTCACCATTTGGTAAAAGGAACCCCCAAGCAGTACAGCATGCCCCAGGGTTCATTTGCACTTGAATTGGCCCAAGGTTGGATTCCATGTATGTTACCGTTTGGATTCCTTGACACATTTACAAGTACTTTAGATGTGATTAACTTGTACCGCACGGTCTATTTAACTGGACGTGACATGATTAAGAATTTGGTTCAAAACCAGAAGTTCTAA
- the NRM1 gene encoding Nrm1p (weakly similar to uniprot|P53718 Saccharomyces cerevisiae YNR009W Hypothetical ORF) produces MVPEDKNRLPLGEFSSSKINRLMTCKMYDKPAKTLPSIRSLIHLSPYEKRPRHPTTTNHTPHQQSPRIKEIDSDTDSDIDTNYNDLSNKLRVRLQFAYYKYKTNQTDQRFKDIRKHTQRRQVGNMHNKRPKLPKRKLMVSHGNFKTPAKASHLLGTQERDSPASTSASIGERLRFCEAPQDAATITTTMTTTTTITTATPIGKVGKKFLQQETPMSVRAAKSLIHLFTSNQH; encoded by the coding sequence ATGGTCCCCGAAGATAAGAATAGACTCCCATTGGGAGAATTTTCCAGCTCAAAAATCAACCGTCTGATGACGTGTAAGATGTACGATAAGCCAGCCAAGACATTACCATCAATAAGATCactaattcatctttcaCCCTACGAGAAAAGACCAAGACATCCAACAACGACAAACCATACCCCTCATCAACAATCACCAAGGATTAAAGAAATCGATAGTGATACAGATAGTGATATCGACACCAATTATAATGACCTCTCCAATAAACTGCGAGTAAGGCTTCAATTTGCATATTACAAGTACAAAACAAACCAGACCGATCAAAGGTTTAAGGACATCAGAAAACACACACAACGAAGACAGGTTGGTAACATGCATAACAAAAGACCCAAACTGCCCAAGAGAAAGCTTATGGTATCTCatggaaatttcaaaacgCCTGCAAAGGCATCGCATTTACTCGGAACTCAGGAAAGAGATTCTCCTGCATCAACATCAGCATCAATTGGAGAACGTTTACGCTTCTGTGAAGCCCCACAAGACGCTGCAACtattacaacaacaatgACGACAACCACCACCATAACGACGGCAACACCGATAGGTAAAGTAGGTAAAAAATTCTTACAACAAGAGACACCAATGAGTGTTAGAGCAGCTAAATCTCTAATCCATCTATTCACAAGCAACCAGCATTGA
- the LRO1 gene encoding phospholipid:diacylglycerol acyltransferase (similar to uniprot|P40345 Saccharomyces cerevisiae YNR008W LRO1 Acyltransferase that catalyzes diacylglycerol esterification one of several acyltransferases that contribute to triglyceride synthesis putative homolog of human lecithin cholesterol acyltransferase) produces MSVKKRKVNVGVNKHKNSNGSEESKSAGVEEIEVPIPQEFIQNRAQRREQVIQNVKNWKTSRRLVFTLGTIVGVLIACYMGADHVRNNNSDLFDSLSVLNMNSVRDLIDDWKEILPQSVASFLGDMQNGYSSGDNFQDLTESFAVGKQMRRELNMTAKHPVVMVPGVISTGIESWGVEGDSECESAPHFRKRLWGSFYMLRTMVLDKMCWLRHIMLDPITGLDPPYFRLRAAQGFEAADFFMAGYWIWNKILQNLGAIGYDPDTMTTAAYDWRLAYLDLERRDRFFTKLKQQIELIHELSGEKVCLVGHSMGSQIVFYFLKWAEAKGKYYGNGGEGWADKHVHSFVNVAGTMLGAPKAVPALISGEMKDTIQLNALAMYGLEKFFSRKERLEMLQTWGGIPSMLPKGGDLIWGTLNSSVEDSWNNNTESLGSFIKFEKLQENARFTKNFTVEDSIDTIMQLSPWWLQDRINDQYTFGYAKTEKELKDNEKHHSHWSNPLEVPLPNAPDMKVYCIYGIHNPTERAYVYKEQPTNSTLNLTIDYDSSNPVYFTEGDGTVPLITHSMCHKWAQGKSPYNPGGSDVTIVEIKHQPERFDMRGGAKSAEHVDILGSAELNEYILRIASGHGDTIQPRLLSNLSHWVEQIPFPM; encoded by the coding sequence ATGTCGGTTAAGAAACGGAAGGTTAATGTTGGTGTCAATAAGCATAAGAATTCGAATGGCTCAGAAGAGAGTAAATCCGCTGGTGTGGAAGAGATAGAGGTACCAATACCACAAGAGTTTATACAGAATAGAGCTCAAAGACGTGAGCAAGTGATACAAAATgtgaagaattggaagacTTCTAGAAGACTGGTGTTTACGTTGGGGACCATTGTTGGTGTACTAATCGCATGTTATATGGGGGCAGATCACGTCCGTAATAACAATAGCGATCTATTCGATAGTCTGAGTGTGTTAAACATGAATTCAGTTAGAGATCTGATCGACGATTGGAAAGAAATACTGCCTCAAAGTGTGGCCTCATTTTTAGGTGATATGCAAAATGGATACTCATCTGGGGATAACTTCCAAGATTTAACAGAGTCATTTGCGGTTGGTAAACAGATGCGTAGGGAGTTGAATATGACTGCCAAGCATCCCGTGGTAATGGTACCTGGTGTTATTTCAACTGGTATTGAATCATGGGGGGTCGAAGGTGATTCTGAATGCGAAAGTGCTCCCCATTTTCGTAAAAGATTGTGGGGTTCGTTTTATATGTTGAGAACAATGGTTCTCGATAAGATGTGCTGGCTTAGACACATTATGTTAGACCCCATAACTGGATTGGATCCGCCTTATTTTCGTTTACGAGCGGCTCAAGGGTTCGAAGCAGCAGACTTCTTTATGGCAGGATATTGGATTTGGAAtaaaattttacaaaatttggGGGCTATTGGTTACGATCCTGATACGATGACAACAGCTGCGTACGATTGGAGACTTGCGTATTTGGATCTAGAACGTCGTGATAGattcttcaccaaattgaagCAACAGATTGAACTAATACACGAACTCAGTGGTGAGAAAGTGTGTCTTGTTGGTCATTCTATGGGTTCACAAATTGTGTTTTATTTCTTGAAATGGGCTGAGGCTAAAGGTAAGTATTATGGTAACGGTGGTGAAGGATGGGCCGATAAGCATGTTCATTCGTTCGTCAATGTGGCTGGTACTATGTTAGGAGCACCAAAGGCGGTACCGGCTCTTATTAGTGGTGAAATGAAAGACACCATTCAGTTAAATGCATTAGCTATGTATGGATTGGAAAAGTTTTTTAGCCGTAAAGAGCGTTTAGAAATGCTTCAAACTTGGGGTGGTATACCTTCGATGTTACCTAAGGGCGGTGACTTAATTTGGGGAACTTTAAATTCTTCTGTGGAAGACTCATGGAATAACAATACTGAGTCATTGGGTagtttcattaaatttgaaaaattacaagaaaatgCACGTTttaccaaaaattttacTGTAGAAGATTCTATCGATACTATAATGCAATTGTCCCCATGGTGGCTGCAAGACCGTATTAATGATCAATACACTTTTGGGTATGCTAAGAcagaaaaggaattgaaagacAACGAAAAGCACCACTCTCACTGGTCAAATCCTTTAGAAGTTCCATTACCCAATGCACCTGATATGAAAGTCTATTGCATCTATGGTATCCATAATCCAACTGAAAGGGCTTACGTGTACAAGGAGCAGCCCACCAACTCAACATTAAACCTTACAATTGATTATGATAGCTCAAATCCGGTCTACTTCACTGAAGGTGACGGTACCGTTCCATTAATCACACATTCGATGTGTCATAAATGGGCACAAGGAAAATCTCCTTACAATCCAGGAGGTTCAGACGTTACCATTGTGGAAATTAAACATCAACCTGAAAGATTTGACATGAGAGGAGGTGCTAAAAGTGCAGAACATGTTGATATCCTTGGCAGTGCAGAATTGAACGAATATATTTTACGTATTGCAAGTGGACACGGTGATACTATACAACCACGATTGTTGTCGAATCTTTCCCATTGGGTTGAACAGATTCCTTTCCCCATGTAA
- the ATG3 gene encoding Atg3p (similar to uniprot|P40344 Saccharomyces cerevisiae YNR007C ATG3 Protein involved in autophagy E2-like enzyme that plays a role in formation of Atg8p-phosphatidylethanolamine conjugates which are involved in membrane dynamics during autophagy) codes for MIRSTLSSWREYLTPVSHKSTFLTTGNVTPDEFRKAGDYLCHMFPTWKWNEPSKDISYRDFLPQDKQFLVSRKVPSNERAQELVSVSQNEPEVDEDGWLVEGQSVEKSAKQHPKSESAIEVDDIDEMMKDMEIQGNDDIVDMPVNQGERYYDLYITYSTSYRVPKMYIVGFSSAGVPLTPQEMFEDIAPDYRTKTATIEKLPFYKHSVLSVSIHPCKHANVMKTLLDKVRTVRQRRREEENREKDDQDDWEDVQEDLDDALRVDQYLVVFLKFITSVTPSIEHDYTMEGW; via the coding sequence ATGATAAGATCAACTTTGAGTAGCTGGAGAGAATACCTGACGCCAGTTAGCCATAAATCCACCTTCCTAACAACCGGTAATGTTACACCTGATGAGTTTAGAAAGGCTGGTGATTACTTGTGCCACATGTTTCCTACATGGAAATGGAATGAACCTTCGAAGGATATAAGTTATAGGGATTTCCTGCCTCAAGATAAGCAGTTTTTGGTGAGCCGCAAAGTACCCTCCAATGAAAGAGCCCAAGAATTGGTTAGTGTGAGTCAGAATGAACCCGAAGTGGATGAAGACGGTTGGTTAGTAGAAGGTCAatcagttgaaaaaagtgcTAAACAACATCCAAAGAGTGAAAGCGCTATTGAAGTGGACGacattgatgaaatgatGAAAGATATGGAGATTCAGGGCAATGACGATATCGTTGATATGCCAGTCAATCAAGGTGAAAGATACTACGATTTGTACATCACTTATTCCACATCATATAGGGTTCCCAAGATGTACATTGTTGGATTTAGTAGTGCAGGTGTTCCACTAACACCGCAAGAGATGTTTGAAGATATCGCACCAGACTATAGGACAAAAACGGCCACTATCGAGAAATTACCGTTTTACAAGCATTCAGTTCTATCAGTCTCAATACATCCTTGTAAGCATGCTAATGTCATGAAGACTCTGCTGGATAAAGTACGTACGGTAAGGCAGAGACGTAGAGAGGAAGAAAATCGAGAGAAGGATGATCAAGATGATTGGGAAGATGtacaagaagatttggacGATGCACTACGTGTGGATCAGTATTTGGTGGTTTTCCTAAAATTTATCACTAGTGTGACACCAAGCATAGAACATGACTATACGATGGAAGgttggtaa